From the genome of Maniola hyperantus chromosome 9, iAphHyp1.2, whole genome shotgun sequence:
GTGAATGGAATGTACTGTGACCTTTTTCCGAGAACTGCACCTGTTACTTAAGTGCgaacttataaaattaatatatggAATTAGAACAATTAGATACTATATTAGTGCAATTAAATCAATTAAGGACTTATTTAGTGAAAATCGGACCTAGTAGAAGAAAAGGGGACTTGTTAGTGAAAAAGTACAGTGAGGcaaataaatgttataatagttatttagaAGTAATAGGGATAGTACAAGAAAAATTCGATAAAAACGAGTATACACAGGACACTCAAAAATATGTATTAGGAATTAAATATAAGGTAGAGAGTTTATATagggatatttttaatttgtgtaattttcAGGAAACTTCCACAGACAAGATGGAGAGTAAGGTAAGTTTTGATTTGAAAACCGCGGTAAACTTGTTGCCTATTATGACCGACGATGAAAGTGTTACGCAAAAATTAATAGATGCAATTGAACTTTATAATTCGATGTTAAATACCGAAACTAAATGCTTACTTGTGAATTTTATCTTGAAAACACGCCTTTCGCGTAATGCTAAGCTACGCCTTAATACAAAATACGACGATGTAGAATCTTTATTGCGGGACATGAAATTGCATCTGTTAACTAAAAAATCCGATGTAGCGTTACAAAGTAAACTACAATCGACCGTTCAGGCCAATAAGTCGATTGAAGAATTTGGACaggaaattgaaaaattattcgTAGAATTAACGATTTCACAGGCTGACGGAGAGCCGTCAAAATACGAAATTTTGCGGccattaaatgaaaaaaatgctaTAAAACGGTTTGCAGATGGATTGCGGAGCCAAAAATTAAGCACGATCATAGCCGCACGCAACTATAGCACTCTGAAAGATGCAATAAGAGCAGCGGAGGACGAATCCTTAGTGAATCCTCCTCCTCCTTTCATGACATATCAAAGAGGTCAATTTCGTGGTAGACGTGgttataataactttaatagggGAAGGCCACAATATTATCCaaggtcatattataataattcgtaTCATAACAACGATCACTTTCATAAT
Proteins encoded in this window:
- the LOC138402717 gene encoding uncharacterized protein gives rise to the protein MELEQLDTILVQLNQLRTYLVKIGPSRRKGDLLVKKYSEANKCYNSYLEVIGIVQEKFDKNEYTQDTQKYVLGIKYKVESLYRDIFNLCNFQETSTDKMESKVSFDLKTAVNLLPIMTDDESVTQKLIDAIELYNSMLNTETKCLLVNFILKTRLSRNAKLRLNTKYDDVESLLRDMKLHLLTKKSDVALQSKLQSTVQANKSIEEFGQEIEKLFVELTISQADGEPSKYEILRPLNEKNAIKRFADGLRSQKLSTIIAARNYSTLKDAIRAAEDESLVNPPPPFMTYQRGQFRGRRGYNNFNRGRPQYYPRSYYNNSYHNNDHFHNNSQRYSYYNRGFSSARNAVRGANPTRGRGVTYQWQNNNRSSRGAFTNRNQRKINYAAPSSTENNESSEKFFRP